A stretch of DNA from Rhizobium sullae:
GTCCGCCCATCGCTTCCATGAGATGTTTGGACAGGGCAAGACCCAGCCCCGTGCCGTCTGTCGTGCTGCGTTCTTTTCCAAGCCGCTCGAATGGCCGGAACAGCCGTTCCACGCCCTCAGCCGAAATGCCGGATCCGGTATCACAGATATCCACCACTAACACATCAGAGCCAACTGCGCGCGCGACGATCCTGACCTCGCCGCTGGCGCGATTGAACTTGATGGCATTCGACAGGAGGTTCAGAAGAACTTGTAACAGCCGCCGGCGGTCGGCGGTCGCAAATGTCTGCCCGAGTGGCGTATCGTCGAGACGCAAGTCGATCGCTCGTTCCTCTGCCAAAGGACGGGCGAGCGCCAAGGCCTCCTGCAAGACCTCCCCCGCATCGATAGTGTCGAGCACCAGGTCCATCCGTCCGGCTTCGATCCTCGCCATGTCGAGGATCTCGTCGATCAGGCTCAACAGGTGCCGGCCGGCTGTCAGAATCTGCCTGACAGAAAACTGAGCGTCCGGATCTTCCATGTCCATTTCGAGGATCTGGCCGAAGCCGAGGATCGAGTTGAGCGGCGTACGCAATTCGTGGCTCATCCGCGAAAGAAACTCGCTCTTGGCCTGGCTTGCCCGCTCAGCTTCCCGGCGTGCCGCCTGCAGGGTTTCCTCGGATTTCTTTCGATCGGTCATGTCCCGGGTGATTTTGGAGAAGCCTCGTGAATTGCCATGCTCGTCCTTCAACTCTGTGACGACGACATTGGCCCAGAAGCGCTCTCCATCCTTGCGAATGCGCCACCCCTCGTTCTCGACCCGGCCGAAGGCGAGCGCCTGTGCCAGTTCCTGCGCCGGATGTGTTTGGCGTGTATCCTCCGGATAAAATCTGGAAAAATGCCCGCCTATGACCTCGTCTGCCCTATAACCCGTAATCCGCTCAGCGCCGACGTTCCAGCTGACTACACGGCCCGTTTCGTCCAAGCCGAAAATGCCGTAGTCATGCACGCCGTCGACCAGTAGGCGGAACCGTTCCTCGCTTTCGCGCAAAGCTTCTTCGCGCGCCTTGAGCAAGCGGCTTGCCTCCTGAAGGGCCGTTGCAAGCGAGCCAAGCTCATCGCGTCCTGCCGGAATCGATTGGAGATCCTGTCCGCTGGCCAGCTTGTGCGCCTCCTTCTGCAGTGCGCCCACGCGCCGAACAATGCCGTTCGACATCAGCATAATTGCGCTGACGCCCCCGAGCAGACCGAACAAGGCGCCAACCAAAGTGATCCATTTGGAGCGGTCACGGATGGCGTCTGCTTCACCGGTGCGCGCGGCCAAAAGAAAATCTTCCCGTTCGCGCATCTCGTTGATCTTTGTCCGAAGCGTGTCCAGCAAGACCTTGTTGTCGAGGAGGGTTTTGCGAATGTCGTCCAGGGCCGGTTTTTCCGGTCGTCCGCTGCCGTCACGCAAGGCGCTGAGGCCTGCCAGTTTCTGGCGCACCAGCGGTTCCATCTCGTCGAGCCGTGCACGCTGTTCGCTGTCCCTGATCAAAGGACGCATGCTGGAAAGCACCGTTGGCAGTTCTACGCTTGCCTTGTTGAAGGGCGCCAAGAACGCCTCGTTGCCGGTCAGAAGGAAACCGCGCACCCCCGAGGCCGCCTCAGCAAGCAGTGCGTGCAGCTCCAGGATATCTGACTGGATGGCGAAAGTAACGCGCACATAGTTTTCCGCCCGGCGACTTTCCCGGTCGGCAAGGAAAACCGAAGCCAGCGCGATCAGGAAGCAGATCAGCGGCACGGCAATGACGATAAGACCTTTGTAGGCAAGCGGCTGGTCCAGAAACCGCTTGGAGATGGAGGCGAAAAAGCGTGAAGCGATCATAGGCGGTCCCGATCCACAAGGCCGGCCCTTACCGCCATGACCGCCGCCTGCGTTCGATCGGCCACCCGTAATTTGTAGAGGATGCGTTCGACGTGCACCTTAACGGTGCCGGGTGAAATGTCGAGCGACTTGGCGATCTCCTTGTTCGTTTCGCCGGTGGTGAGCCGGACTAGGATTTCACGCTCGCGAACGGTCAGCCGCTCAATGGTGGTTTCACCGGGTGTTTCGGGAGAAACACGCCGAAGCAGGCGACGCATCAGGTCGACGTTGAAGAAAGACTGCCCCGCCGCGACATTGGCAATCACCTGCAGCAACTCGTCGCGCCGTATGTCCTTCAATGCATAGCCGCTGGCCCCAGCCTTGATGGCGGCTTCAAGATAGTCCACGCTGTCATGCATGGTCAGCATGATGATGCGGGTTTCGGGCGATCGGACTCCAATCTCCGCTGCGGCCTCGAGGCCATCCATGCTGCCCATCCGTATGTCGAGCAGGGCAATATCCGGTCGGAGACTCTCGCTGAGAGTTACCGCGCTCATGCCGTCTGGCGCCTCGCCAACGATCTCCAGGTCGGGAGCGCTTGCAAGCACGGCGACAAGACCCGACCGAGCTAGCTCATGATCGTCTGCAATCAATATTCGGTAGCGTTTCAAGCGAGTTCCTTTGCGGGACCGGAAATAGGCGCTCGAGCGACGGCAACCGTTCCTTGGCCGGGACCCGATCGGATTGATATGGAGCCGCCGATCAGTGCCATTCGTTCGCGCATGGCCGACATACCGACGCCCCTTCCATCTTGCTTGACGACGAGAGCGTCAGCGATGCCGCAGCCGTTATCCGCGACGGAGAGGGTAACAAACTGCGGCTCGTCCAACGTAAGCCGCAGGTCAATCCGGCTGCAGCCGGAGTGTTTTACGGCATTTGCCAAGGCCTCCTGCGCCACTCTGTAAAGGCTCACCTCGAGCGCGCCGGGCAAGCGGTAGCCGTTCAGGTCCGAATGAAAGCAAAGCTGGACCGACTGGATATCATCCAGGCGGGCGCGAAGTGCTGCTTCGAGGCCGAGATCGTCCAGTTCCGCGGGACGAAGGGCACCGATTGCGCCTCTGACCTCGCCGATCGACGTTCGAACAATTTCGATGCCGCCTTCGATTGCATCTTTTGCCGATTGTGTATCTTCCATGGCAACCACCGCGGCTTCCAACCGAAACAGCAGGCTCGCCAAAGACTGCGCGACGCCGTCGTGGAGGTCATAGGCAATCCTGCGCCGCTCCTGCTCCTGCGCGCCGATCATTGCCTCGATCAATCGCGCCAGGTCGCGCTCGCGTGCCTGGAGGTCGGATGTCAGTTGCTCGCGAAGAATGCGCTGGCTCTCTGCTGCCAGAAAGGCGGCGAGCTGATCCGTCACGATCTGGATCGCCTCACGATCCTGTTCATTCATGGGGAAGGCGAGACGTGACAGCCGGAGTTCCAGCATCTCGCAGCCTATCCATGCCTTGCAGACGGCTACCGGGTCGGCCCCCTCAGCCGTTTCCTCGCCGGCGGCGCTCCGGGTGGGAAATTGCCAAGCTGTGCCGGTTTGCGAGCGAATCGTGGCCGTGCTCGCTCCGGCAAAGCCGGCAATAGCGGATAACGCCTCGTACATCGCCGTATCCAAAGGGCCACGGTCCAGTACCTTGCGTACGTCCACGATCAGCCGCAGACGAGCGGCCTTGGCTTCCGCATCGCGATAGAGACGCCGCAGTTCGCGAATGGGAGACGCTATGCCCTCGTAGTCTTTGTCTTGCACGAATTCCCTGTCCTTAAGAAGTTTGACATGCCCTAGATAGGAAGCCATCCGTCACAATGCATAGGCCGTTCGGCATATGCGATTGCAGCCATCCGGCAGACGCGCGGCGGATCGCGGCAAACCATCTCTGACAGGCCGGCAAGAAAATCGCCGGAGAGATAATGTCATACGATGGAGATTGAAATGAAAAGACATCTGCTTGCCGCTTTTGTTAGTGCCCTGCTGGCGACGCCTGCTCTTGCAGAGGAATGTGCGCCGATCACCAAGCCTCAGGTCGAGCAGTTGTTTGATCGCTGGACCTCCTCGCTGGCAACCCTGGATCCAGAAAAAGTCGTCGAGAACTATACGCCTGATGCAGTCCTCCTCCCGACACTGTCGAACAAACCGCGCCTGACGCAAGACGAGCGCCGGGACTATTTCGTGAGCTTCCTGAAGAAGCATCCGTACGGCGAAATCGACAGCCGCACGATCAAGCTTGGCTGCAACGAAGCGCTCGACACCGGCAACTATACCTTCACTTTGAAGGATGGTAGCAAGGTTCCGGCGCGCTACACCTTTACCTACGAGTTCAAGGACGGCAAGTGGCTGATCTCGTCACATCACTCCTCTGCTATGCCGGAGAAGCCCGCGGGCTAATATGTACGGGAGCGTCGGGTAGTCTCGCGCTCCCCAAGCTCCTTGCACTGAGAAAATAAACTAGCCAAGGCGACCCTCGGCCCACGATTCTTCCATGATTGAATGTTGCGTTCCTTGCGACGAATGGCGGTGCCATTGGTTCGTATCTCATCAAGGCGGGCCATAGAAAGGGCGTCTGACCGGAGCAGGAATATCATCGTTCAGACGTCGATGAGAAGGCCGTAGGAAGGTGCCGTAGACGGATTGAACGCACGGGTGGCATAGTCGCTTGCCTGCGGTTGAGATTTCCCAGGCGCGTGCGCGACAGCGGCTACGGGGTTAATCGTCGTCTAGCCAATCGCAGTTAGGGATAGGGCCAGCTCCGGCTGTCCATAATGAGGAGGCCTGCCGAATGAATCGGGCCGACTTCACCACCGTTGCGTACCGGTGCCGTCATCGCTGCGATCATTCGGTCCCCCAGCGGGCCTGGCGACAGTCTCGAAGGCGGCGATCATTGCACGGTCGACCGCCTCCCGGGTGCGCACGTCGGTCAGGTAGACAACGAGTTTGGTGACGTGCTCCACTTTGCCGCCGGGTTCCTCGACGGTATGTGGCTGCCGATGTTCTTTTGCGGCGCCGAAATCCTGAGGGCACTTCCGCGAAGGAAAATCATCCTGCCGCGCGCAACGACGGCCT
This window harbors:
- a CDS encoding RidA family protein; amino-acid sequence: MEHVTKLVVYLTDVRTREAVDRAMIAAFETVARPAGGPNDRSDDGTGTQRW
- a CDS encoding ATP-binding protein, whose product is MIASRFFASISKRFLDQPLAYKGLIVIAVPLICFLIALASVFLADRESRRAENYVRVTFAIQSDILELHALLAEAASGVRGFLLTGNEAFLAPFNKASVELPTVLSSMRPLIRDSEQRARLDEMEPLVRQKLAGLSALRDGSGRPEKPALDDIRKTLLDNKVLLDTLRTKINEMREREDFLLAARTGEADAIRDRSKWITLVGALFGLLGGVSAIMLMSNGIVRRVGALQKEAHKLASGQDLQSIPAGRDELGSLATALQEASRLLKAREEALRESEERFRLLVDGVHDYGIFGLDETGRVVSWNVGAERITGYRADEVIGGHFSRFYPEDTRQTHPAQELAQALAFGRVENEGWRIRKDGERFWANVVVTELKDEHGNSRGFSKITRDMTDRKKSEETLQAARREAERASQAKSEFLSRMSHELRTPLNSILGFGQILEMDMEDPDAQFSVRQILTAGRHLLSLIDEILDMARIEAGRMDLVLDTIDAGEVLQEALALARPLAEERAIDLRLDDTPLGQTFATADRRRLLQVLLNLLSNAIKFNRASGEVRIVARAVGSDVLVVDICDTGSGISAEGVERLFRPFERLGKERSTTDGTGLGLALSKHLMEAMGGRLDLTGTSAQGTIFSLHLPIATEERMAEEMGLTHAVVSVPGDIMIANVLCIEDNPQSLNLIENVLTRRFGCRVMPAMLGELGLALALQHKPGLILLDLDLPDMRGLDVLQRLRSDRRTRAIPVVVISADATVATRQKAMMAGATNYLTKPLDLRLFIKSVEAIGCN
- a CDS encoding SgcJ/EcaC family oxidoreductase; amino-acid sequence: MKRHLLAAFVSALLATPALAEECAPITKPQVEQLFDRWTSSLATLDPEKVVENYTPDAVLLPTLSNKPRLTQDERRDYFVSFLKKHPYGEIDSRTIKLGCNEALDTGNYTFTLKDGSKVPARYTFTYEFKDGKWLISSHHSSAMPEKPAG
- a CDS encoding response regulator, yielding MKRYRILIADDHELARSGLVAVLASAPDLEIVGEAPDGMSAVTLSESLRPDIALLDIRMGSMDGLEAAAEIGVRSPETRIIMLTMHDSVDYLEAAIKAGASGYALKDIRRDELLQVIANVAAGQSFFNVDLMRRLLRRVSPETPGETTIERLTVREREILVRLTTGETNKEIAKSLDISPGTVKVHVERILYKLRVADRTQAAVMAVRAGLVDRDRL
- a CDS encoding sensor histidine kinase produces the protein MQDKDYEGIASPIRELRRLYRDAEAKAARLRLIVDVRKVLDRGPLDTAMYEALSAIAGFAGASTATIRSQTGTAWQFPTRSAAGEETAEGADPVAVCKAWIGCEMLELRLSRLAFPMNEQDREAIQIVTDQLAAFLAAESQRILREQLTSDLQARERDLARLIEAMIGAQEQERRRIAYDLHDGVAQSLASLLFRLEAAVVAMEDTQSAKDAIEGGIEIVRTSIGEVRGAIGALRPAELDDLGLEAALRARLDDIQSVQLCFHSDLNGYRLPGALEVSLYRVAQEALANAVKHSGCSRIDLRLTLDEPQFVTLSVADNGCGIADALVVKQDGRGVGMSAMRERMALIGGSISIRSGPGQGTVAVARAPISGPAKELA